The window AGGGATGAGCATTCCTGAGGCAGCCGCTCACATCCTGGGGCTGGGTACTGGCCTGACAGTCATCACCAAGGGCGCCGAAGGTTCCTACCTCAGCACCCCGGGCTTTGACGTCACCGTTCCCGCCGTGAAAACCAACGTGGCAGACACCATCGGCGCCGGGGACTCGTTCATGTCCGCCCTGATTCTGGGATTGCTCAAGCGCGAAACGGAAGGGTTCGCCCCCGGTGTTCTGGAGGAGCTTGGACGCACTGCCGTGGCGGCCGCGGCCATCACTGTGCAGCGCCCGGGAGCAAATCCGCCCAGCCTTGAGGAGCTGAACGGACTGCTCGAAAGCCAGCGGGTTGGGTGAGAGAAAACGGAATTGCTTCTTTCCGTCCATGCCTCAGTTCGTTCAGGCCTCTGTAATGACCATGGCGAAGCGCTCTTCGCGCGCTTCGTCCGGGTCGGGTCCGTTCCGCACGCCGGTGTCGAGCGCGTTAATGACGCCGAGTTCGGGTGGTGAAAGCTCGAAGTCGAACACATCGAAGTTTTCAGCGATGCGGTCCGGGTTCGTAGACTTCGGAATGGCTGAGCGGCCCTGCTGCAGGTGCCAGCGAAGCATCACCTGGGCAGGGCTCTTGCCGTGGGCGTGAGCGATGGCGGCAATAGCCGGGTCCTGCATCACGTTCCGGCGGTCCTTTCCGCCCCAGCCCGGGTAGAAGGTGATTCCCCCGATAGGCGACCACGCCTGGGTGATGATCCCGTGCTCGGAATCGGCTGCCTGGACATCCTGCTGGGTGAAGTACGGGTGGAGCTCAATCTGGTTAACAGCGGGGATGACCTCCGTAGCCTCGAGCAGTTGCTTGAGGTGATGTGGCATGAAGTTGCTGACACCGATCGCCCGGACCCGCCCGTCAGCGAGTAGCGTCTCGAGCGCCTTGTACGCGTCGATGGTCTTCTCGAACCGGTCGGGAGCGGGCTGGTGCAGGATGAGCAGGTCCAGATACTCCACACCGAGCTTGCCAACCGCTTTGTCCCAAGCGTGCAGGGTCTGGTCGTAACCGTAGTCACTGACCCAGACCTTGGTCTCGACGAAGACATCCGAACGGCTCAGGCCCGAATTGCGGATGCCGTTCCCGACTTCCCGCTCGTTGCCATAGGCAGCCGCGGTGTCGATGTGCCGGTAGCCGGTGTTGAGCGCGACCTCGACAGCCGTCGTCGTTTCTTCAGGTGCGCTTTGGAAGACGCCGAGCCCTAGGGCTGGCATGGTGACTCCGTTGTTGAGCGTGATGTCCATGTGATCTCTCTGTTGTATGTTCTGTTCCAGTTCCAGTGAACACCGGTGGTGGACCTCGTGGGAGTGCACGTCAGTGCCCCCATGACATGGGTTAGCGGGCGTGCTCGACCTCGGGTGCAGGTACGGCCGCACGTAGTGTCCTGTTTCGTGCGGCGAGGTCGGCGGGGAGTACCAGAACGATGGTGACAATCAGGGCCAGGAGCAGCAGGACGCTGCCTGTGGTGAGGGCCGCGCTGACCTGTGCGGCCATGTCCTGTGTGGCCGTCCCGCTCGTGGGGAGTCACTCTTGTTCCGGGTAATGGCAGTCCCTCCCTCGGTCTGATCCATCGGCGTAGCGTGGAAGCCATGACACACAGCGAGGACGTGCGGAAGTTCCTGACCACCCGCCGCGCCCGAATCACCCCCGATGAGGCCGGACTGCCCGCTTATGGCGGCAACCGGCGCGTCAAGGGCCTGCGTCGCGAGGAAGTGGCGATGCTCGCCGGAATGAGCATCGACTACTACATCCGCCTTGAACGCGGAAACCTTTCCGGCGCCTCGGACAGCGTCCTCGAAGCGCTCGGACGCGCCTTAAAGCTTGACGACGCCGAATTGGCCCACCTTTTCGATTTGGCCCGCGCCTCCACCGCAGCTCCGCGCGTGCGGCGTAAGCGCAGTCCCCAGACGGTACGGCCGAGCGTTCAACGCGTCCTCGACGCCATCACTGGGGCCCCTGCCTGGGTCCGCAACGATCGTGGGGACGTCTTGGCCGCCAATGACCTTGGCCGCGCGCTGTATCTGGAATTGATGGCCGAACAGACCACACCGCCGAACAGTGCACGGTTTACCTTCCTGAACCCGAAAGCACGTAAGTTCTTCGCCGATTGGGAACGCGCCGCGGATGACATGGTCGCGGTCCTTCGGTCAACAGCAGGGAAAAACCCTTATGACAAGGACCTCACAGACCTGATCGGTGAACTCTCAACCCGAAGCGAAGAATTCCGTAGCCGGTGGGCACGCCACGACGTGAAGTACCACCGCACCGGCCGCAAGCGCCTGCACCACTCGATCGTGGGGGACCTCGACCTGAGCTTCGAAGCGCTCGAACTGGCCGCCGACCCAGGGCTCCGGATCAACATCTACACTGCAGACCCCGGAACACCCTCCGAGGACGCCCTGAAAGTCCTCGCCAGTTGGGCCGCGACCCAGCGCCATGCCGTTGACGCCGCTGTGAGGGACCGGAGCTAGACCCTTCGAGGTCAGCACCTACGATTCGAGGCGACACAGTGAACAAGGGCAGGACCACTGGTGGGTGGTCCTGCCCTTGCTGCGATGGGTCGCGCCCCTGCGCCCGTCGGTCGGGCTACCTGTTGCGATGGTGTGCTGGAGCGGTTCCTTACGCGTACCGAACGTGTTCGTCGGTGTCCGTTTAGTA is drawn from Arthrobacter sp. 31Y and contains these coding sequences:
- a CDS encoding helix-turn-helix transcriptional regulator, which translates into the protein MTHSEDVRKFLTTRRARITPDEAGLPAYGGNRRVKGLRREEVAMLAGMSIDYYIRLERGNLSGASDSVLEALGRALKLDDAELAHLFDLARASTAAPRVRRKRSPQTVRPSVQRVLDAITGAPAWVRNDRGDVLAANDLGRALYLELMAEQTTPPNSARFTFLNPKARKFFADWERAADDMVAVLRSTAGKNPYDKDLTDLIGELSTRSEEFRSRWARHDVKYHRTGRKRLHHSIVGDLDLSFEALELAADPGLRINIYTADPGTPSEDALKVLASWAATQRHAVDAAVRDRS
- a CDS encoding aldo/keto reductase, translated to MDITLNNGVTMPALGLGVFQSAPEETTTAVEVALNTGYRHIDTAAAYGNEREVGNGIRNSGLSRSDVFVETKVWVSDYGYDQTLHAWDKAVGKLGVEYLDLLILHQPAPDRFEKTIDAYKALETLLADGRVRAIGVSNFMPHHLKQLLEATEVIPAVNQIELHPYFTQQDVQAADSEHGIITQAWSPIGGITFYPGWGGKDRRNVMQDPAIAAIAHAHGKSPAQVMLRWHLQQGRSAIPKSTNPDRIAENFDVFDFELSPPELGVINALDTGVRNGPDPDEAREERFAMVITEA